Proteins co-encoded in one Streptococcus parauberis NCFD 2020 genomic window:
- the pyrH gene encoding UMP kinase codes for MEPKYQRILIKLSGEALAGDKGVGIDISTVQLIAKEIAEVHSSGVEIALVIGGGNLWRGEPAAEAGMDRVQADYTGMLGTVMNALVMADSLQHFGVDTRVQTAIPMQNVAEPYIRGRALRHLEKGRIVVFGAGIGSPYFSTDTTAALRAAEIEADAILMAKNGVDGVYNADPRKDANAVKFDELTHGEVIKRGLKIMDATASTLSMDNDIDLVVFNMNEAGNIKRVVFGEHIGTTVSNKSAE; via the coding sequence TTGGAACCAAAATATCAACGTATTTTAATAAAGCTTTCAGGGGAAGCTCTTGCAGGTGATAAAGGTGTTGGAATTGATATCTCAACTGTTCAACTTATTGCTAAAGAAATTGCAGAAGTTCATTCATCAGGAGTCGAAATTGCTTTAGTTATTGGCGGAGGTAACCTCTGGAGAGGTGAGCCTGCAGCAGAAGCGGGAATGGATCGCGTTCAAGCAGACTACACAGGTATGTTAGGAACAGTAATGAATGCCTTAGTTATGGCAGATAGTTTACAACATTTTGGTGTTGATACTCGTGTTCAAACTGCTATTCCAATGCAAAATGTTGCGGAGCCTTATATTAGAGGCCGTGCACTTAGACACTTGGAAAAAGGGCGCATTGTAGTATTTGGTGCTGGAATAGGTTCACCATATTTCTCAACAGATACGACAGCAGCTCTTCGTGCAGCTGAAATAGAAGCGGATGCAATTCTAATGGCCAAAAATGGTGTTGATGGGGTTTATAATGCTGACCCAAGAAAAGATGCTAATGCCGTTAAATTTGATGAATTGACCCATGGTGAAGTTATCAAACGTGGCTTAAAAATTATGGATGCAACAGCATCAACATTATCAATGGATAATGATATTGATTTAGTTGTCTTTAATATGAATGAAGCAGGAAATATTAAACGTGTTGTCTTTGGTGAACATATAGGTACAACAGTTTCAAATAAATCAGCAGAATAA
- the frr gene encoding ribosome recycling factor gives MANAIIEKANERFQQSHQSLSREYASIRAGRANASLLDRIQVEYYGAPTPLNQLASITVPEARVLMISPFDKSSIKDIERAINASDLGITPANDGSIIRLVIPALTEETRKELAKEVKKVGESSKIAIRNIRRDAMDDAKKQEKAKEITEDELKSLEKDIQKATDDAIKHIDQMTANKEKELLEV, from the coding sequence ATGGCAAACGCTATAATTGAGAAAGCAAATGAACGCTTTCAACAATCACATCAATCATTATCTCGTGAATATGCAAGTATCCGTGCAGGTCGTGCTAATGCAAGTCTTTTAGACCGTATCCAAGTTGAGTATTATGGAGCACCTACACCATTAAATCAACTAGCATCAATTACTGTTCCAGAAGCACGAGTTTTAATGATATCACCATTTGATAAATCATCAATCAAAGATATTGAGCGTGCAATTAATGCATCAGATTTAGGAATTACACCTGCTAATGATGGTTCTATCATTCGTCTTGTTATCCCTGCTTTAACTGAAGAAACACGTAAAGAGTTAGCTAAAGAAGTGAAAAAAGTCGGTGAAAGTTCAAAAATTGCTATCCGTAATATCCGTCGTGATGCAATGGATGATGCTAAGAAACAAGAAAAAGCTAAAGAAATAACTGAAGATGAATTGAAATCATTAGAAAAAGATATTCAAAAAGCAACAGATGATGCTATCAAGCACATTGATCAAATGACAGCTAATAAAGAAAAAGAACTATTAGAAGTCTAA
- a CDS encoding YozE family protein, translated as MRKSFYTWLMTQRNPKSNAPVAILADLAFEDTTFPKHTDDFDLISRYLEDQATFTFNLGQFDSIWDDYLAH; from the coding sequence TTGAGAAAATCATTTTATACCTGGTTAATGACCCAGAGAAATCCTAAATCAAATGCACCAGTAGCTATTTTAGCGGACTTAGCTTTTGAGGATACGACATTTCCAAAGCACACAGATGATTTTGATTTGATTAGTCGTTATTTAGAAGATCAAGCAACTTTCACCTTTAATTTAGGTCAATTTGATAGTATTTGGGATGACTATCTAGCGCATTAA
- the rplA gene encoding 50S ribosomal protein L1: MAKKSKQMRAALEKVDSTKAYSVEEAVALIKETNFAKFDASVEVAYNLNIDVRKADQQIRGAMVLPNGTGKTQRVLVFARGAKAEEAKAAGADFVGEDDLVAKINGGWLDFDVVIATPDMMAIVGRLGRVLGPRNLMPNPKTGTVTMDVTKAVEESKGGKITYRADKAGNVQAIIGKVSFDADKLVENFKAFNDIMVKSKPSTAKGTYMTNLAITSTQGVGIKVDPSTM; the protein is encoded by the coding sequence ATGGCTAAAAAAAGCAAACAAATGCGTGCAGCACTTGAAAAAGTTGACAGCACAAAAGCATACAGCGTAGAAGAAGCTGTAGCATTAATTAAAGAAACTAACTTCGCTAAATTTGATGCATCTGTAGAAGTTGCATACAACTTGAACATTGATGTTCGTAAAGCTGACCAACAAATCCGTGGTGCAATGGTATTGCCAAACGGAACTGGTAAAACTCAACGTGTACTTGTTTTTGCACGTGGTGCCAAAGCTGAAGAAGCAAAAGCTGCTGGAGCAGACTTCGTTGGTGAAGATGACCTAGTTGCTAAAATCAATGGTGGATGGCTTGATTTTGATGTTGTTATTGCAACACCAGATATGATGGCTATCGTTGGACGTCTTGGACGTGTCCTTGGACCTCGTAACTTGATGCCAAACCCTAAAACTGGTACTGTAACTATGGATGTTACTAAAGCAGTTGAAGAATCAAAAGGTGGTAAAATTACTTACCGTGCTGACAAAGCTGGTAACGTACAAGCTATCATCGGTAAAGTATCATTTGACGCTGATAAATTAGTTGAAAACTTTAAAGCATTTAACGATATTATGGTTAAATCTAAACCATCAACAGCTAAAGGTACTTACATGACAAATCTTGCTATCACATCTACTCAAGGTGTTGGTATCAAAGTTGACCCATCAACAATGTAA
- a CDS encoding CvfB family protein has protein sequence MNELLATQITGLVREENDNSYFIQKDGFIFSLSKEEGEHQIGEMVTGFAYTDMKQKLRLTTKDIQSRKDSYGWGEVTDVRRDLGVFVDTGIPNKEIAVSLDLLPDMKELWPKKGDKLYITVTVDNKDRLWGVPAQPEVFQEMADPAFDNMQNQSWPAIVYRLKLSGTFVYLPENNMLGFIHPNERYSEPRLGQVLDTRVIGFREVDRTLNLSVKPRSFEMLENDAQMIVTYLESNGGFMTLNDKSAPEDIQATFGISKGQFKKALGGLMKAKRIKQDATGTELI, from the coding sequence ATGAATGAATTATTAGCAACACAAATTACGGGCTTGGTAAGAGAAGAAAATGATAACTCTTATTTCATCCAAAAAGATGGCTTTATCTTCTCTTTGTCAAAAGAAGAGGGTGAACATCAGATTGGGGAAATGGTAACTGGGTTTGCATACACAGATATGAAACAAAAACTTCGCTTAACTACTAAAGATATCCAATCTCGTAAGGATTCATATGGATGGGGTGAAGTAACTGATGTCCGCCGTGACCTAGGAGTCTTTGTCGATACAGGTATTCCCAATAAAGAAATTGCTGTTTCCTTAGACCTTTTGCCAGACATGAAAGAATTGTGGCCTAAAAAAGGGGATAAGCTCTACATTACGGTGACCGTTGATAACAAAGATCGTCTCTGGGGTGTCCCTGCTCAACCAGAAGTCTTCCAAGAAATGGCAGATCCAGCCTTCGATAATATGCAAAATCAAAGTTGGCCAGCTATTGTCTACAGACTAAAACTTTCTGGAACATTTGTTTACTTACCAGAAAACAATATGTTAGGTTTTATCCACCCAAATGAACGTTATTCTGAACCACGGTTAGGTCAGGTATTAGATACACGTGTTATTGGCTTTAGAGAAGTTGACCGCACGCTAAATTTATCAGTTAAACCACGCTCATTTGAAATGTTAGAAAATGATGCTCAAATGATTGTTACTTACTTGGAATCAAATGGTGGATTTATGACATTAAATGATAAATCAGCACCTGAAGATATTCAAGCTACTTTTGGTATTTCCAAAGGTCAGTTTAAAAAAGCTCTTGGTGGTTTGATGAAAGCAAAACGAATCAAACAAGATGCAACAGGAACAGAACTAATTTAA
- the ybeY gene encoding rRNA maturation RNase YbeY, whose amino-acid sequence MYIEMIDETGQVSQEIMKQTKDLLNFAATKTGKDQKEMSVTFVTNERSHELNLEYRDTDRPTDVISLEYKPEIPILFDQGDMEADPDLAEMMAEFDAYIGELFISIDKAKEQAEEYGHSFEREMGFLAVHGFLHINGYDHYTPAEEKEMFTLQEEILTAYGLTRQ is encoded by the coding sequence ATGTATATTGAGATGATTGATGAAACCGGCCAAGTTTCTCAAGAGATTATGAAGCAAACAAAAGATTTGCTTAACTTTGCAGCAACCAAAACTGGAAAAGACCAAAAAGAAATGTCAGTCACTTTTGTGACAAATGAGCGAAGTCATGAATTGAATTTAGAATATCGTGATACAGATCGTCCGACTGATGTCATTTCACTTGAATACAAACCTGAAATACCGATTCTTTTTGATCAAGGTGATATGGAAGCTGACCCAGATTTAGCAGAAATGATGGCAGAATTTGATGCTTATATTGGCGAATTATTTATTTCAATTGATAAAGCTAAGGAACAAGCCGAAGAATATGGACATTCATTTGAACGAGAAATGGGCTTTTTAGCTGTTCATGGCTTCTTACATATCAATGGTTATGATCATTACACCCCTGCAGAAGAAAAAGAAATGTTTACATTACAGGAAGAGATATTGACTGCTTATGGCCTCACACGACAATAA
- a CDS encoding baeRF6 domain-containing protein, giving the protein MEQLNQFPHPDLLVEDRQFITITIDLDPLSAYSEKDSLILDNYLKEASQLTDKLEKEWQKQVAEVKNNARTILTGSGSLVLYITKDNSFYYQIDNPVVNGIVLGPAPYLKPLIEQFQFAYEFHLLVLNQEQARLFKLGMSSLKEIKDKPWPISLTQALGEEIVGGELNHSSFGGQGGNGQHSFHGHNDTSSEKEIDRNNFFRFVDKSLIDYFGQEENNQTILYALPENQAAYRAINKYKGLMDFGIEQSAAKISDEDIAKQGQAFITDLNTNNYSDLVNRFNETSPKNKVDNDLAEIKTLAFENRIAELLIVKDDQGNYLVVGNDNDKAIDLRLIVVEVLKSSGKIYVITEDEAAEGLTISARTRY; this is encoded by the coding sequence ATGGAACAGTTAAATCAATTTCCGCATCCTGACTTACTCGTTGAGGATCGCCAGTTTATTACAATTACTATAGATTTAGATCCCTTATCTGCTTATTCTGAAAAGGATAGTCTTATTTTAGACAATTATCTGAAAGAAGCCAGTCAATTAACTGACAAATTGGAAAAAGAATGGCAAAAACAAGTTGCAGAGGTAAAAAATAATGCTCGAACTATTCTAACAGGCAGTGGGAGTCTAGTTCTATACATTACTAAAGATAATTCTTTTTACTATCAAATTGATAACCCAGTAGTTAACGGAATTGTTTTAGGTCCTGCGCCTTATCTTAAACCATTGATTGAGCAATTCCAATTTGCATATGAATTCCATTTACTTGTCTTAAATCAAGAACAAGCTCGTTTGTTTAAACTTGGAATGAGCTCACTGAAAGAAATCAAAGATAAACCATGGCCAATAAGTTTAACGCAAGCTTTAGGTGAGGAAATCGTTGGTGGTGAATTAAACCACAGTAGCTTTGGTGGCCAAGGTGGAAATGGACAACACAGTTTCCATGGACATAATGATACAAGTAGTGAAAAAGAAATTGACCGTAATAATTTCTTCCGCTTTGTGGATAAATCTTTAATTGATTATTTTGGTCAAGAAGAAAATAATCAGACTATCTTATATGCACTTCCAGAAAATCAGGCTGCTTACCGTGCTATTAATAAATATAAGGGATTAATGGATTTCGGCATTGAACAATCAGCAGCCAAAATTTCTGATGAAGATATTGCAAAACAAGGTCAAGCATTTATAACTGACTTAAACACAAATAATTATTCTGATCTTGTCAATCGTTTTAATGAAACAAGCCCAAAAAATAAAGTAGATAATGACTTAGCAGAAATCAAAACGTTAGCATTTGAAAACCGAATCGCTGAGTTATTGATTGTAAAAGATGACCAAGGGAACTATTTGGTGGTCGGAAATGATAATGATAAAGCTATTGACCTACGACTTATTGTGGTAGAAGTGCTAAAATCTTCAGGAAAAATTTATGTCATTACTGAGGATGAAGCTGCAGAAGGCTTGACAATTAGTGCACGCACTCGTTATTAA
- a CDS encoding diacylglycerol kinase family protein: MASHDNKSQRKWKNRTVTSSLEFAFTGILTALSEERNLKSHLVSAFLAIVAGLIFNISATEWLFLTLSIFLVIAFEIVNSAIENVVDLASDYHFYMLAKKAKDMAAGAVLVISIYAVISGLIIFLPKIWHLIFGN; the protein is encoded by the coding sequence ATGGCCTCACACGACAATAAATCCCAGCGAAAATGGAAAAACAGAACAGTAACATCCAGTCTGGAATTTGCCTTCACAGGTATCTTAACGGCACTGAGTGAAGAAAGAAACCTGAAAAGTCATCTTGTATCAGCTTTCTTAGCAATCGTTGCTGGACTAATTTTTAATATTTCTGCGACAGAGTGGTTATTTTTAACCCTATCTATTTTTTTAGTAATCGCATTTGAAATTGTCAATTCAGCAATTGAAAACGTTGTAGATTTGGCAAGTGACTATCACTTTTATATGTTAGCCAAAAAAGCTAAAGATATGGCTGCTGGAGCAGTTCTCGTTATTTCAATATATGCTGTCATTAGTGGCTTAATTATTTTTCTTCCAAAAATCTGGCATTTAATTTTTGGAAACTAG
- the msrA gene encoding peptide-methionine (S)-S-oxide reductase MsrA, with amino-acid sequence MEEKLERAIFAGGCFWCMVEPFEEMSGIKSVISGYTGGHMPNPTYEDVCQGQTGHTEAVEVIFDDNQISYPDLLDIYWAQTDPTDAMGQFQDRGDNYRPVIFYTSETQKEMAEQSKEKLAQSGRFDQPIVTTIEKAQPFYPAEEYHQAFYRKNPGRYALSAQIRHDFLEENWN; translated from the coding sequence ATGGAAGAAAAATTAGAGCGTGCCATCTTCGCAGGCGGATGCTTTTGGTGTATGGTTGAACCTTTTGAAGAGATGTCTGGTATAAAATCAGTAATCAGTGGGTACACTGGAGGGCACATGCCTAATCCAACTTATGAAGATGTCTGTCAGGGACAGACTGGACATACAGAAGCAGTTGAAGTTATTTTCGATGACAATCAAATCAGCTACCCAGACCTACTAGATATATATTGGGCTCAAACTGATCCGACTGATGCTATGGGCCAGTTCCAAGACCGAGGAGATAATTATCGGCCCGTCATTTTTTATACGTCAGAGACGCAAAAGGAAATGGCAGAGCAATCTAAGGAAAAACTAGCTCAATCAGGACGTTTTGATCAGCCTATCGTAACGACAATTGAAAAGGCCCAACCTTTTTACCCAGCCGAGGAATACCATCAGGCCTTTTACAGAAAGAATCCAGGACGCTATGCTTTAAGTGCCCAGATTCGACATGACTTTTTAGAAGAAAATTGGAATTAG
- the rplK gene encoding 50S ribosomal protein L11: MAKKVEKLVKLQIPAGKATPAPPVGPALGQAGINIMGFTKEFNARTADQAGMIIPVVISVYEDKSFDFITKTPPAAILLKKAAGVEKGSGTPNSTKVATVTRAQVQEIAETKMPDLNAANIESAMRMIEGTARSMGFTIAE, from the coding sequence ATGGCTAAAAAAGTCGAAAAACTTGTAAAACTTCAAATCCCTGCTGGTAAAGCTACACCAGCTCCACCAGTTGGACCAGCTCTTGGTCAAGCAGGTATTAACATCATGGGATTCACTAAAGAATTTAATGCTCGTACAGCTGACCAAGCTGGCATGATCATCCCAGTTGTTATCTCAGTTTATGAAGATAAATCATTTGATTTCATCACTAAAACACCACCAGCTGCTATTCTTTTGAAAAAAGCTGCAGGTGTTGAAAAAGGATCAGGTACACCTAACTCAACTAAAGTTGCAACAGTAACTCGTGCACAAGTACAAGAAATTGCTGAAACTAAGATGCCAGATTTAAACGCTGCAAACATCGAGTCTGCAATGCGTATGATCGAAGGTACTGCTCGTTCTATGGGATTCACAATCGCTGAATAA
- a CDS encoding uracil-DNA glycosylase family protein, whose translation MDKIFKEIMDDEENKTYTDKGIEPLYAAPKTAKIVIVGQAPGIIAQETKIYWNDRSGIRLREWLDVDNDTFYNSGLFGIIPMDFYYPGKGKSGDLPPRNGFADKWHQKILKTMPNVELIILVGQYAQKHYLGKESKKTLTETVRSFEEYLPNYFPLVHPSPRNQIWMKKNSWFQDQVIPTLQKRVAEILKN comes from the coding sequence ATGGATAAAATTTTTAAAGAAATTATGGATGATGAGGAGAATAAAACCTATACAGACAAGGGGATTGAGCCTTTATATGCAGCTCCCAAAACAGCCAAAATTGTCATTGTCGGACAGGCTCCAGGAATCATTGCTCAAGAAACGAAAATTTACTGGAATGACCGAAGTGGTATTCGTCTCCGTGAGTGGTTGGATGTTGATAATGACACCTTTTATAACTCCGGTCTTTTCGGTATTATTCCTATGGATTTCTATTATCCGGGTAAGGGCAAGTCGGGCGATCTTCCTCCGCGGAATGGCTTCGCTGATAAGTGGCATCAAAAAATCCTAAAAACTATGCCAAATGTGGAATTAATCATTTTAGTTGGGCAGTATGCTCAAAAACATTATTTAGGTAAAGAATCCAAGAAAACACTGACAGAAACAGTTAGGTCATTTGAGGAATACCTACCAAACTATTTTCCTCTGGTTCATCCGTCACCTCGTAATCAAATTTGGATGAAGAAGAACTCTTGGTTTCAAGATCAGGTTATTCCGACATTACAAAAACGAGTAGCTGAAATTCTTAAAAACTAG
- a CDS encoding PhoH family protein: MQEYSTEITLNHPDDLLALFGSNERHLKRIEDYFNVIIHARTERVQIVADSQANLDLAQITIQALMVLVGRGMLINTSDVVTAMSMAENATIDKFVALYEEEIIKDNNGKPIRVKTLGQKVYVDSVKKHDVVFGIGPAGTGKTFLAVTLAVTALKRGQVKRIILTRPAVEAGESLGFLPGDLKEKVDPYLRPVYDALYQILGKEQTSRLMERETIEIAPLAYMRGRTLDDAFVILDEAQNTTIMQMKMFLTRLGFNSKMIVNGDISQIDLPRNVKSGLIDASQKLGHIKAIDFVHFTAKDVVRHPVVADIIKAYETDRAGDSPKEEEKIEKKSGLTSYDVIGQVASDKDEK, from the coding sequence TTGCAAGAATATTCTACTGAAATCACCCTTAATCATCCGGATGATTTATTAGCGCTGTTTGGATCTAATGAGCGTCATTTAAAACGGATTGAAGATTACTTTAACGTCATCATTCATGCACGCACGGAACGTGTTCAGATTGTTGCAGATAGTCAAGCTAATTTAGACCTTGCCCAGATAACTATACAAGCCCTGATGGTTCTTGTTGGTCGTGGTATGCTTATTAACACTTCTGATGTAGTAACAGCAATGTCGATGGCTGAGAATGCGACGATTGATAAGTTTGTAGCCCTCTATGAAGAAGAAATTATTAAAGATAACAATGGTAAGCCGATTCGGGTTAAAACCTTAGGACAAAAAGTCTATGTTGATAGTGTCAAAAAACATGATGTCGTCTTTGGAATAGGTCCTGCAGGTACTGGTAAAACCTTCCTTGCCGTGACTCTTGCTGTAACAGCACTTAAAAGAGGACAAGTGAAACGGATTATTTTAACCAGACCGGCTGTTGAAGCTGGTGAAAGCTTAGGTTTCTTACCTGGTGACTTAAAAGAAAAGGTTGATCCCTATTTAAGACCTGTCTATGATGCTCTCTACCAAATTCTTGGCAAAGAGCAAACAAGTCGCCTAATGGAAAGAGAAACCATTGAGATTGCCCCCTTAGCTTACATGCGTGGTCGTACCTTGGATGATGCCTTTGTCATACTTGATGAAGCGCAAAATACAACCATCATGCAGATGAAAATGTTCTTAACACGTCTTGGATTTAACTCTAAGATGATTGTTAATGGCGACATTAGTCAGATTGATTTGCCTCGAAATGTTAAGTCAGGTTTGATAGATGCCAGTCAAAAGTTAGGTCATATTAAAGCCATCGATTTTGTTCATTTCACTGCTAAAGATGTCGTTCGTCACCCAGTTGTTGCCGATATCATTAAGGCTTATGAAACTGATCGCGCAGGCGATTCACCAAAAGAAGAAGAAAAAATAGAGAAGAAGTCCGGTCTTACCTCTTATGATGTAATTGGACAAGTAGCCTCAGATAAAGATGAAAAGTAA